Proteins co-encoded in one Planktothrix sp. FACHB-1365 genomic window:
- a CDS encoding glycosyltransferase has translation MTFGFSSQRLKRLILLGYPLPQTTTLVFLGLVTLITVLSLAWLSGEPNITEFFNLLCEFQNNPPWWSEVPELSAQYLFLPTLIFSGIAAIIIKVSPQPQTWTRALIISINLAIILRYLLWRSVTTLNLTHPVAGILSLGLFLAELLMLLLSSLQLYLSLKIKDNKSEVNPIAKDIIETKYTPSVDIFIPSYDEPEFIIKRTIIGCQALDYPHKTIYLLDDTRRPEIKKLAQTLGCQYITRVDNLHAKAGNLNHALMQTKGEFIVVFDADFIPTKNFINRTIGFFQDSQIALVQTPQTYYNFDPIARNLGLENQLLPDEEQFYRQLELIKNSVGSTVCSGTSFVVRRSALESIGGFVTESICEDYFTGIQLTAKGYRLVYLNEKLSAGLAAENINAHLTQRERWGQGTLQAFFIKSNPLTIPGLTLLQRLAHLEGLASWFMFGLRIYLLIIPLIYAFFNILPVQASLDEWLYFFTPIYFFQMITFSWLNYHSRSFIFNEICSIQHCFQLGLMVLNTILNPFNQGFKVTPKGIIQDRYNWNHNLALPLIGFWILTALAVLKITILGTPEIDEINTESGISLGIIWGVYNLIIITLSILMTIDAPKPDHYDWFELRRVVQIQIQNQTLWGITTQVSEAGAEIDITTQYPLDFSTQQTIKLDWVEENLSLQGRIKTFHYKGDNLTLQVEFQAVNLSQYRQLIELLFCRPGQWKNQKVPGELRSLFLVFRALIKPRFLFDKKPKIKAMKVSQF, from the coding sequence ATGACATTTGGGTTTAGTAGTCAACGCCTGAAACGGTTAATTTTGTTGGGATATCCTCTCCCTCAAACGACCACTTTAGTGTTTCTGGGATTAGTTACATTAATTACTGTATTAAGCCTCGCTTGGTTGAGTGGCGAACCCAATATTACCGAATTTTTTAATCTCCTTTGTGAGTTCCAAAATAATCCTCCCTGGTGGTCTGAAGTTCCTGAATTGTCTGCACAATATTTGTTTTTACCTACCCTGATTTTTTCAGGAATTGCAGCAATTATTATTAAAGTCTCTCCTCAGCCTCAAACTTGGACAAGAGCGTTAATTATTAGTATTAATTTAGCCATTATTCTGAGATATTTATTATGGCGTAGTGTCACCACACTCAATTTAACTCATCCTGTTGCTGGAATCTTAAGTTTAGGGTTATTTTTAGCTGAATTACTTATGCTGCTTCTCAGTAGCTTACAACTTTATTTATCCCTGAAAATTAAGGATAATAAATCTGAAGTCAATCCCATAGCTAAGGATATTATAGAAACAAAATATACCCCTTCAGTGGATATTTTTATTCCCAGCTATGATGAACCTGAATTTATTATAAAACGAACCATTATTGGCTGTCAAGCTTTAGATTATCCCCATAAAACAATTTATCTCCTCGATGATACTCGTCGCCCAGAAATTAAAAAATTAGCTCAAACTTTAGGATGTCAATATATTACACGGGTTGATAATCTTCACGCTAAAGCCGGAAACTTAAATCATGCGTTAATGCAGACAAAAGGGGAATTCATTGTTGTATTTGATGCAGATTTTATTCCCACCAAAAATTTTATAAATCGAACCATTGGCTTTTTCCAAGATTCTCAAATTGCCTTAGTTCAAACCCCCCAAACTTATTATAACTTTGACCCAATTGCCCGAAATTTAGGCTTAGAAAATCAATTACTTCCTGATGAAGAACAATTTTATCGTCAACTGGAATTAATCAAAAATTCGGTGGGGAGTACCGTTTGTTCAGGAACCTCTTTTGTGGTGCGGCGCAGTGCTTTAGAAAGTATTGGAGGATTTGTTACAGAGTCAATTTGTGAAGATTATTTCACCGGAATTCAGTTAACAGCTAAGGGGTATCGCCTGGTTTATTTGAATGAAAAATTAAGTGCTGGGTTAGCAGCAGAAAATATTAATGCTCATTTAACGCAACGAGAACGATGGGGACAAGGAACATTACAAGCCTTTTTTATTAAGTCTAATCCCTTAACCATTCCAGGTTTAACCCTCTTACAACGGTTAGCTCATTTAGAAGGATTAGCCAGTTGGTTTATGTTTGGATTGAGAATCTATTTACTGATAATTCCCTTAATTTATGCCTTCTTTAATATTCTTCCAGTTCAAGCATCTTTAGATGAATGGCTTTACTTTTTTACCCCCATTTATTTCTTTCAGATGATAACTTTTTCTTGGTTAAATTATCATAGCCGCTCTTTTATTTTTAATGAAATTTGCTCTATTCAACATTGTTTTCAGTTAGGATTAATGGTATTAAATACAATCCTTAATCCTTTTAATCAAGGATTTAAAGTCACGCCAAAGGGTATCATTCAAGATCGCTATAATTGGAATCATAATTTGGCTTTACCCTTAATTGGATTTTGGATCTTAACAGCTTTAGCTGTCCTGAAAATTACGATTCTAGGAACACCTGAAATAGACGAAATTAATACCGAATCTGGAATCAGTTTAGGAATTATTTGGGGGGTTTACAATTTAATTATTATTACCTTATCTATTTTAATGACAATTGACGCGCCTAAACCTGATCATTATGATTGGTTTGAATTACGGCGAGTCGTACAAATTCAGATTCAAAATCAAACTCTTTGGGGAATTACAACCCAAGTCTCAGAAGCTGGTGCAGAAATTGATATTACAACCCAATATCCCCTGGATTTTTCGACTCAGCAGACCATTAAACTAGATTGGGTTGAAGAAAATTTAAGCCTACAGGGACGCATCAAAACCTTCCATTACAAAGGAGATAACTTAACCCTACAGGTCGAATTTCAAGCCGTGAATTTATCTCAATATCGTCAACTGATTGAACTTTTATTTTGTCGTCCCGGTCAATGGAAAAACCAAAAAGTTCCAGGGGAATTGAGATCGCTTTTTCTGGTTTTTAGAGCCTTAATTAAACCCCGATTTTTATTTGATAAAAAACCCAAAATTAAAGCCATGAAAGTCTCCCAATTCTAA
- a CDS encoding Uma2 family endonuclease, with product MVQTDPPRSPKEVLPTMYDLKSEDPEEPGLPDEFHDLQPELLRITFHPPGYSPDSIFIASDLNLYYDPHHLNWYKRPDWFVVMGVSRLYEQRDLRLSYVTWQEGVNPFVVVELLSPGTEAEDLGQTLREIHQPPTKWEVYERILRIPYYVVFSRYTNELRVFQNNASRYQELTVSNSRVWMPELELGLGLWQGYYQGIAGCWLRWYDQNQNWIPTPTEQIEQERLRTEQERLRAEKERQKVEELEALLQRYREQYGDLS from the coding sequence ATGGTTCAAACTGATCCCCCACGTTCCCCAAAAGAAGTCCTACCGACGATGTATGACCTCAAAAGTGAAGACCCGGAGGAACCCGGTTTGCCCGACGAATTCCATGATTTACAACCCGAATTATTGAGAATAACGTTTCATCCCCCCGGTTATTCTCCCGACTCGATTTTTATTGCCAGTGACCTTAATCTCTATTATGACCCTCACCATTTGAACTGGTATAAACGCCCAGATTGGTTTGTGGTTATGGGAGTATCTCGGTTATATGAACAACGGGATTTACGCTTAAGTTATGTAACTTGGCAAGAAGGAGTAAACCCGTTTGTGGTGGTAGAATTATTATCACCGGGAACAGAAGCTGAAGATTTAGGTCAAACCTTGCGGGAAATTCATCAACCGCCGACAAAATGGGAAGTTTACGAACGAATTTTACGCATCCCTTATTATGTGGTTTTTAGTCGTTATACTAATGAATTGCGGGTATTTCAAAATAATGCCAGTCGCTATCAGGAATTAACGGTTTCAAATTCACGGGTTTGGATGCCAGAATTAGAATTAGGTTTAGGATTATGGCAAGGATATTATCAAGGAATTGCAGGATGTTGGTTGCGTTGGTATGATCAAAATCAGAATTGGATACCAACACCGACAGAACAAATAGAACAGGAACGTTTAAGGACAGAACAGGAGCGTTTAAGAGCAGAAAAAGAACGACAAAAAGTTGAAGAATTAGAAGCCCTATTGCAGCGTTATCGAGAACAATATGGCGATTTATCCTAA
- the petN gene encoding cytochrome b6-f complex subunit PetN — MDIVSLGWVSLLVLFTFSISMVVWARNGF, encoded by the coding sequence ATGGATATTGTCTCACTGGGCTGGGTTTCGCTGTTAGTGCTGTTTACTTTTTCAATTTCAATGGTTGTTTGGGCTCGTAACGGATTCTAA
- a CDS encoding SDR family oxidoreductase, translating to MSSESYIFVAGASRGVGREIAKSLRNQQQNVKALLRTPDTRPELEGMGVQVVMGDALDIMAVEQALLGPELISAVISTIGGLPKEGERADYLGNKNLIDAAVKAGVGKFILVSSIGSGESVVALPPQALETLKSVLVEKEKAEQHLMNSGLTYTIIRPGGLKSEPATGNGVLTENYRVAGMIHRADVGQLVCDCLFSDLANGKILSAIDRNMTYGEPDFEVLNLG from the coding sequence ATTTTTGTGGCGGGTGCAAGTCGTGGCGTAGGGCGAGAAATAGCAAAATCCCTGCGAAACCAACAGCAAAACGTGAAAGCATTATTAAGAACACCGGACACTCGCCCAGAGTTGGAAGGGATGGGGGTACAAGTGGTGATGGGGGATGCTTTAGATATCATGGCCGTTGAACAGGCACTATTAGGCCCAGAACTGATTTCTGCGGTAATTAGTACCATTGGCGGTTTACCCAAAGAGGGAGAAAGGGCTGATTATTTGGGGAATAAAAATTTAATTGATGCGGCGGTGAAAGCAGGGGTCGGGAAGTTTATTTTAGTGTCTTCTATTGGGAGTGGGGAGAGTGTGGTGGCGTTACCTCCTCAAGCGTTGGAAACTTTAAAATCGGTTTTGGTGGAAAAGGAAAAAGCAGAACAACATTTAATGAATAGTGGACTGACTTACACGATTATTCGTCCGGGGGGGTTAAAATCTGAACCCGCAACGGGGAATGGCGTATTAACGGAAAATTATCGGGTTGCAGGTATGATTCATCGGGCAGATGTGGGTCAGTTGGTTTGTGATTGTTTATTTTCAGATTTAGCAAATGGTAAGATTTTGTCAGCCATTGACCGGAATATGACCTATGGAGAACCGGATTTTGAGGTTTTGAATTTGGGTTAA